The window GTCGAAAGCAGGATTGAGCGCCTGCGAACCTGGCGACGCCACACGAATTCGATGCGTCTCTCCCTGCGCATCAGGGCCTTCCTGAAAAAGCACCTCATCCTGATCTCTGTTTTCAATCGTTATTTCTTTTCCGGTTTTACAGTTGCGATCGAAAGTAGACAAAGGCGCTGCAATGTAAAAAGGAATTCCAAAAGCGTTTGCCGCAATGGCTTTACCGAGGGTTCCGATTTTGTTGGCCGTATCGCCGTTGGCGGCAATGCGATCGGCGCCCGTGATTACCATATCCACTTCGCCCTGCGCCATCAGCCAGGCCGCTGCATTATCAGCGATAATTCGGTGTGGGATATTGGCGTTGTTCAGCTCCCAGGCTGTAAGTCGGGCGCCCTGGCTGCGCGGCCGTGTTTCGTCCACCCACACGAAAACTTTTTTACCCTGCTCATACGCCTGATAAATGGGCGATAACGCGGTGCCATAATCGACAAAGGCGAGCCAGCCGGCGTTGCAATGGGTCAGGATGCGGAATCCGTTTTTTATTAATTCATTTCCATACCGACCGATGTCCTGCGAATCGGCAGCGTCCTTATCGGCAACAGCCAGTGCTTCGTCGGTGGCAGCTTGTGGCGATATCAGGCCAGCCCGATAAACCCGCTCCGTAGCATAAAAAAGATTGCGGGCGGTAGGTCGGGTAGCTTCGATAGTACGACGGGCGACATCGACAAATTCAGATGTATTGTTTTGTAAAAATGCCTGTGCCATGGCAAAACCGGCAGCGGCTCCCAAAGCGCCCGCACCCCGCACAATCATCGTTTTAATGGCATCACAAGATTGTTGATAATCTTTGCACTCAACAATTTCAAAACGGAAAGGCAGCAGGTTTTGCTCAATCATAAACACCGAGGTGCCCTGCATCCAGACTGTCCGGTAATTTTTCCCGTTTACTACCATCGTCACCAGGCATAAGCGTCATCATTCATCCATTTTCCCTGCACCTTCATCACCTGCTCCAGAATTTCGCGCACGCAGCCTTCGCCGCCTTTGAGGTACGAGATGTAGTGCGAAACCTCTTTCACTTCCTCCGCAGCATCGGCCGGACAAACGGCCACGCCGGCTTCGCGCATAATCTGAAGGTCGGGGATGTCGTCGCCCATGTAAAGCACCTCACGCGGATGCAGCTCATTTTTCTGGATGTAGTCGTGGTAAATTTTCAACTTGTGTTCCACGCGGATAAAAACGTCGCTGATTTTAAGGCCAATCATTCGCAGACGCACTGACTCGGAGGTACCACCGGAAATCACCACGATACGATATCCTTTCTTTTTGGCAAGTTGCAGCGCATAACCATCTTTTACGTTGGCCGTGCGCAACTGCTCGCCATTCTCGGTAAGCAACACTTTGCCATCCGTGAAAACGCCATCATAATCGAAAATCAGAGTGGTGATATCTTTGAGAAGCTCTTTGTAATTTTTTACAACCATGTGAAATGTATTAATTTGAATCGATGAAAGAAGAGTACTATTTTTTTTGATGAAAATGTTCGTGGATAAATTGGCTCAACAACTTGTAAATTTCCTGTTTTTCGGGATGATTTTTAAGATGTTCGAGATGTTTTCGAATAATACCATTGTCGGCGCGCCTGGCAGGCCCCGTCTGCGCTTCATGCGGGTTTTGATGTTGCAATTTACGAGTAGTTTCCTCGATCAACGGCATTAGGACATCAAAATCTACTTTTCCTTCGGAGAGAATTTCCTGTGCCATCAAATACATAAAGTTGGTAAAATTATTAGCAAAAACAGCAGCAATATGAATTTGCATGCGTGTATCAGAATCGATTCGCCGCACGTCATTGCTCAGGCTGTGCGCCAGTTGCAAAAGGTTTTCTTCGGCACTGGGATTACAAGCTTCTATACAAAGCGGAACTTTAGTGAAATCAATATTAGCGTTAACCGCAAACGATTGCAACGGATAAAGTACGCCATAATTTGCTGAAGCCGGTTTGAGCGCATTCATTGGTGTGGAGCCGGAAGTGTGCACCACCATTTTATCGGCTACAGCCAACTGATTGGCAACGCCGGCAATGGCATCGTCGGAAATGGCAATGATGTAAATATCTGCGGAAGCGTCGAGATTATTAATCTCATCGGTAAAATCAGCCTGATAAACAGCAGCAAGTTCACGCGCATTACTGAGATGGCGGCTGTAGACCTGCACGATTTTTCGGCCAGTGTAGTTTATCGCTTTCGCTAAATGAAAAGCAACACGCCCAGCGCCAATCAGTACCACTTTTTCGTAAATCATTACGACCTGTCGATTTTTAATTCTTTAAGATTGCGGATCATTGCTGTCGGATCGGGTTGCGAGAAAATGGTGTGGCCGGCAACAAGCACGTCAGCGCCGGCTCTGAGAAGATGTGGAGCGTTTTCCAAGGTAATACCGCCATCCACTTCGATGAGCGCTTTCGACGATCGATCCAAAATCAATTCTTTTAGGTCGGAAATTTTCCGCAGGCTGTGTTCGATAAACTTCTGCCCACCGAAACCCGGATTCACGCTCATCACCAGCACATGGTGCACATCGGCGATAATATCTTCGAGCAGCAAAATGTTGGTGTGCGGATTTATGGCCACGCCGGGTTTCATCCCCAGCTCGCGAATTGATTGGATGCTGCGGTGTAGGTGGGTGCTCGCTTCGTATTGGATCGTAAGCAGATCGGCACCACTATTTTTAAACTCCTGAAAATAACGCTCCGGTTCTACAATCATCAGATGCACATCGAGCGGTTTTTCGG is drawn from Bacteroidales bacterium and contains these coding sequences:
- the mtnA gene encoding S-methyl-5-thioribose-1-phosphate isomerase, with translation MVVNGKNYRTVWMQGTSVFMIEQNLLPFRFEIVECKDYQQSCDAIKTMIVRGAGALGAAAGFAMAQAFLQNNTSEFVDVARRTIEATRPTARNLFYATERVYRAGLISPQAATDEALAVADKDAADSQDIGRYGNELIKNGFRILTHCNAGWLAFVDYGTALSPIYQAYEQGKKVFVWVDETRPRSQGARLTAWELNNANIPHRIIADNAAAWLMAQGEVDMVITGADRIAANGDTANKIGTLGKAIAANAFGIPFYIAAPLSTFDRNCKTGKEITIENRDQDEVLFQEGPDAQGETHRIRVASPGSQALNPAFDVTPARYITGIITEKGIVNPDVAAIAELFL
- a CDS encoding HAD-IA family hydrolase, translated to MVVKNYKELLKDITTLIFDYDGVFTDGKVLLTENGEQLRTANVKDGYALQLAKKKGYRIVVISGGTSESVRLRMIGLKISDVFIRVEHKLKIYHDYIQKNELHPREVLYMGDDIPDLQIMREAGVAVCPADAAEEVKEVSHYISYLKGGEGCVREILEQVMKVQGKWMNDDAYAW
- a CDS encoding Rossmann-like and DUF2520 domain-containing protein, whose translation is MIYEKVVLIGAGRVAFHLAKAINYTGRKIVQVYSRHLSNARELAAVYQADFTDEINNLDASADIYIIAISDDAIAGVANQLAVADKMVVHTSGSTPMNALKPASANYGVLYPLQSFAVNANIDFTKVPLCIEACNPSAEENLLQLAHSLSNDVRRIDSDTRMQIHIAAVFANNFTNFMYLMAQEILSEGKVDFDVLMPLIEETTRKLQHQNPHEAQTGPARRADNGIIRKHLEHLKNHPEKQEIYKLLSQFIHEHFHQKK
- the rpe gene encoding ribulose-phosphate 3-epimerase; this translates as MSHLIAPSVLSANFGHLFAEIEMLNHSQADWIHVDVMDGVFVPNISFGFPIIKYLKSVAEKPLDVHLMIVEPERYFQEFKNSGADLLTIQYEASTHLHRSIQSIRELGMKPGVAINPHTNILLLEDIIADVHHVLVMSVNPGFGGQKFIEHSLRKISDLKELILDRSSKALIEVDGGITLENAPHLLRAGADVLVAGHTIFSQPDPTAMIRNLKELKIDRS